The Syntrophorhabdaceae bacterium genome includes a window with the following:
- a CDS encoding HypC/HybG/HupF family hydrogenase formation chaperone: protein MCLGIPGKIVEINEEEQWAVIECYGVQNKVYTQLVAEEMVPGDYLMVHAGYAIGKIDREEARNTLKLLEEITNT, encoded by the coding sequence ATGTGTCTGGGAATACCGGGGAAGATCGTCGAGATAAACGAAGAGGAACAGTGGGCTGTCATCGAGTGCTACGGGGTACAGAACAAGGTCTATACACAACTGGTAGCTGAAGAGATGGTTCCCGGCGATTACCTTATGGTCCATGCGGGGTATGCAATCGGAAAGATCGACCGGGAAGAGGCGCGGAATACGCTGAAATTGCTGGAAGAGATTACCAACACTTAA